The Doryrhamphus excisus isolate RoL2022-K1 chromosome 1, RoL_Dexc_1.0, whole genome shotgun sequence genome includes a window with the following:
- the LOC131099055 gene encoding beta-1,3-galactosyltransferase 2-like translates to MEDREGKGPSGNNGLRQLTTSPHHVPPKKIQSWFRFLLLLCVAIFFLCYIHSMQFPSWWENSFLREHYQRFMNHTYQAKLPPSYQVHPKHLFKVNEEVPKTTVAPVIAELQYHQAYPRNYRFIIDVADVCKNNTPFLMLIVPVAPGNVEARDAIRHTWGKENVVQGQTVQTFFMLGLAGGAVQQQKLHQENELHHDLIQSNFADTYLNLTIKTMVIMEWLATRCPTATYAMKVDSDMFLNINNLVLMLQRPGIPKSNYLTGMIMWDIPVIRDKSSKWYVPVELYPNPKYPTYALGMGYVFSNDLPPKFVEISKTITPFNIEDAYIGMCMSKLGLSPTPPPDSSQFRAYNTHYNRCEYSRIITYILSSPQQLVNYWVDLKSNPGPPC, encoded by the exons ATGGAGGACCGGGAGGGGAAAGGTCCAAGTGGGAATAATGGATTAAG acAGCTCACAACGAGTCCTCATCATGTTCCTCCAAAAAAGATTCAGTCCTGGTTCCGGTTCCTGCTCCTGCTGTGTGTGGCAATATTTTTCCTGTGTTACATCCATTCCATGCAATTTCCATCCTGGTGGGAGAACTCTTTCCTCCGTGAGCACTACCAGAGGTTCATGAATCACACCTATCAGGCCAAACTCCCTCCTTCTTACCAGGTCCACCCAAAGCATCTATTTAAAGTAAACGAGGAAGTACCTAAGACCACCGTAGCCCCGGTAATAGCGGAGCTTCAGTACCACCAGGCCTACCCTCGGAACTATCGTTTCATTATTGATGTTGCCGACGTGTGCAAGAACAACACGCCTTTTCTGATGCTCATAGTTCCTGTGGCACCTGGAAATGTGGAAGCCCGGGACGCCATCCGCCACACATGGGGCAAAGAGAATGTGGTCCAGGGCCAGACGGTCCAGACTTTCTTTATGCTGGGCCTGGCTGGAGGTGCGGTGCAGCAGCAGAAGCTGCATCAGGAGAACGAGCTGCACCATGACCTGATTCAGAGCAACTTTGCAGACACTTATCTCAATCTCACCATCAAGACCATGGTCATCATGGAGTGGTTGGCCACGCGCTGCCCGACGGCCACTTACGCCATGAAGGTGGACTCGGACATGTTCCTCAACATCAACAACCTGGTCTTGATGCTGCAACGACCGGGTATCCCCAAAAGCAACTACCTGACAGGGATGATCATGTGGGACATACCAGTCATCCGCGACAAGAGCTCCAAGTGGTACGTCCCTGTGGAGCTTTACCCAAATCCCAAATACCCCACGTACGCTCTGGGTATGGGGTACGTTTTCTCCAACGATCTCCCACCCAAGTTTGTGGAGATCTCCAAAACCATCACGCCGTTCAACATTGAGGACGCTTACATTGGAATGTGTATGAGCAAGTTGGGACTGTCGCCAACGCCACCGCCAGATAGTTCGCAGTTCCGAGCCTACAACACCCACTACAATCGCTGTGAATACTCAAGGATCATCACCTACATCCTGTCCTCGCCTCAGCAGCTGGTCAACTACTGGGTGGACCTCAAGAGTAATCCGGGACCGCCTTGTTGA